A region of Canis lupus familiaris isolate Mischka breed German Shepherd chromosome 38, alternate assembly UU_Cfam_GSD_1.0, whole genome shotgun sequence DNA encodes the following proteins:
- the SLC45A3 gene encoding solute carrier family 45 member 3 isoform X3: MVQRLWASRLLRHRKAQLLLVNLLTFGLEVCLAAGITYVPPLLLEVGVEEKFMTMVLGIGPVLGLVSVPLLGSASDHWRGRYGRRRPFIWALSLGVLLSLFLIPRAGWLAGLLCPDTRPLELALLILGVGLLDFCGQVCFTPLEALLSDLFRDPDHCRQAFSVYAFMISLGGCLGYLLPAIDWDTSALAPYLGTQEECLFGLLTLIFLTCVTATLFVAEEAALGPTEPTEGLAVPPVPHCCPCHARPAFRNLGALFPRLHQLCCRVPRTLRRLFVAELCSWMAFMTFTLFYTDFVGEGLYQGVPRAEPGTEARRHYDEGFPAQIPRRCWKQCQRGQPDDQLSIGPQDRIALPQWTHGCWRQQPPPTSTCAVRGLCLRCLHACGGGRAARGQRHSGPGHLPGPCHPGQCLPAVPGGSVLVYGLHCSAQPVCHCLHGVGCGPWFGGHLFCYTGSV; encoded by the exons ATGGTCCAGAGGCTGTGGGCCAGCCGCCTGCTGCGGCATCGGAAAGCCCAGCTCTTGCTGGTCAACCTGCTGACCTTCGGCCTGGAGGTGTGCCTGGCTGCAGGTATCACCTACGTGCCACCTTTGCTGCTGGAAGTGGGGGTAGAAGAGAAGTTCATGACCATGGTGCTAG GCATCGGTCCAGTGCTGGGCCTTGTCTCGGTCCCACTCCTGGGCTCAGCCAGTGACCACTGGCGTGGGCGCTATGGTCGCCGGAGGCCCTTCATCTGGGCGCTGTCCCTGGGCGTCCTGCTGAGCCTCTTCCTCATCCCGAGGGCCGGCTGGCTGGCGGGGCTGCTGTGCCCAGATACCAGGCCCCTGGAGCTGGCGCTGCTGATCCTGGGTGTGGGGCTGCTGGACTTCTGTGGCCAGGTATGCTTCACTCCGCTGGAGGCCCTGCTCTCTGACCTCTTCCGGGACCCAGACCACTGCCGCCAGGCCTTCTCCGTCTATGCCTTCATGATCAGCCTTGGGGGCTGCCTGGGCTACCTTCTGCCGGCCATCGACTGGGACACCAGCGCCCTGGCCCCCTACCTGGGCACTCAGGAGGAGTGCCTCTTTGGCCTGCTCACCCTCATCTTCCTCACCTGCGTGACAGCCACGCTGTTTGTGGCCGAGGAGGCAGCGCTGGGTCCGACCGAGCCCACGGAGGGGCTGGCGGTCCCCCCAGTGCCACACTGCTGCCCCTGCCATGCCCGCCCGGCTTTCCGGAACCTGGGTGCCCTGTTTCCCCGGCTGCACCAGCTGTGTTGCCGTGTGCCCCGCACCCTGCGCAGACTCTTTGTGGCCGAGCTGTGCAGCTGGATGGCATTCATGACCTTCACGCTCTTCTACACGGACTTTGTGGGCGAGGGGCTGTACCAGGGTGTGCCCAGGGCCGAGCCGGGGACCGAAGCCCGGAGACACTATGATGAGG GTTTTCCTGCCCAAATACCGAGGAGATGCTGGAAGCAGTGCCAGCGAGGACAGCCTGATGACCAGCTTTCCATCGGGCCCCAAGACCGGATCGCCCTTCCCCAATGGACACATGGGTGCTGGAGGCAGcagcctcctcccacctccacctgtGCTGTGCGGGGCCTCTGCCTGCGATGTCTCCATGCGTGTGGTGGTGGGCGAGCCGCCCGAGGCCAGAGGCATTCCGGGCCGGGGCATCTGCCTGGACCTTGCCATCCTGGACAGTGCCTTCCTGCTGTCCCAGGTGGCTCCGTCCTTGTTTATGGGCTCCATTGTTCAGCTCAGCCAGTCTGTCACTGCCTACATGGTGTCGGCTGCGGGCCTTGGTTTGGTGGCCATTTATTTTGCTACACAGGTAGTGTTTGA
- the SLC45A3 gene encoding solute carrier family 45 member 3 isoform X2 has translation MVQRLWASRLLRHRKAQLLLVNLLTFGLEVCLAAGITYVPPLLLEVGVEEKFMTMVLGIGPVLGLVSVPLLGSASDHWRGRYGRRRPFIWALSLGVLLSLFLIPRAGWLAGLLCPDTRPLELALLILGVGLLDFCGQVCFTPLEALLSDLFRDPDHCRQAFSVYAFMISLGGCLGYLLPAIDWDTSALAPYLGTQEECLFGLLTLIFLTCVTATLFVAEEAALGPTEPTEGLAVPPVPHCCPCHARPAFRNLGALFPRLHQLCCRVPRTLRRLFVAELCSWMAFMTFTLFYTDFVGEGLYQGVPRAEPGTEARRHYDEDPALHAGVPLPPREAGFPAQIPRRCWKQCQRGQPDDQLSIGPQDRIALPQWTHGCWRQQPPPTSTCAVRGLCLRCLHACGGGRAARGQRHSGPGHLPGPCHPGQCLPAVPGGSVLVYGLHCSAQPVCHCLHGVGCGPWFGGHLFCYTGSV, from the exons ATGGTCCAGAGGCTGTGGGCCAGCCGCCTGCTGCGGCATCGGAAAGCCCAGCTCTTGCTGGTCAACCTGCTGACCTTCGGCCTGGAGGTGTGCCTGGCTGCAGGTATCACCTACGTGCCACCTTTGCTGCTGGAAGTGGGGGTAGAAGAGAAGTTCATGACCATGGTGCTAG GCATCGGTCCAGTGCTGGGCCTTGTCTCGGTCCCACTCCTGGGCTCAGCCAGTGACCACTGGCGTGGGCGCTATGGTCGCCGGAGGCCCTTCATCTGGGCGCTGTCCCTGGGCGTCCTGCTGAGCCTCTTCCTCATCCCGAGGGCCGGCTGGCTGGCGGGGCTGCTGTGCCCAGATACCAGGCCCCTGGAGCTGGCGCTGCTGATCCTGGGTGTGGGGCTGCTGGACTTCTGTGGCCAGGTATGCTTCACTCCGCTGGAGGCCCTGCTCTCTGACCTCTTCCGGGACCCAGACCACTGCCGCCAGGCCTTCTCCGTCTATGCCTTCATGATCAGCCTTGGGGGCTGCCTGGGCTACCTTCTGCCGGCCATCGACTGGGACACCAGCGCCCTGGCCCCCTACCTGGGCACTCAGGAGGAGTGCCTCTTTGGCCTGCTCACCCTCATCTTCCTCACCTGCGTGACAGCCACGCTGTTTGTGGCCGAGGAGGCAGCGCTGGGTCCGACCGAGCCCACGGAGGGGCTGGCGGTCCCCCCAGTGCCACACTGCTGCCCCTGCCATGCCCGCCCGGCTTTCCGGAACCTGGGTGCCCTGTTTCCCCGGCTGCACCAGCTGTGTTGCCGTGTGCCCCGCACCCTGCGCAGACTCTTTGTGGCCGAGCTGTGCAGCTGGATGGCATTCATGACCTTCACGCTCTTCTACACGGACTTTGTGGGCGAGGGGCTGTACCAGGGTGTGCCCAGGGCCGAGCCGGGGACCGAAGCCCGGAGACACTATGATGAGG ATCCTGCCCTACACGCTGGCGTCCCTCTACCACCGCGAGAAGCAG GTTTTCCTGCCCAAATACCGAGGAGATGCTGGAAGCAGTGCCAGCGAGGACAGCCTGATGACCAGCTTTCCATCGGGCCCCAAGACCGGATCGCCCTTCCCCAATGGACACATGGGTGCTGGAGGCAGcagcctcctcccacctccacctgtGCTGTGCGGGGCCTCTGCCTGCGATGTCTCCATGCGTGTGGTGGTGGGCGAGCCGCCCGAGGCCAGAGGCATTCCGGGCCGGGGCATCTGCCTGGACCTTGCCATCCTGGACAGTGCCTTCCTGCTGTCCCAGGTGGCTCCGTCCTTGTTTATGGGCTCCATTGTTCAGCTCAGCCAGTCTGTCACTGCCTACATGGTGTCGGCTGCGGGCCTTGGTTTGGTGGCCATTTATTTTGCTACACAGGTAGTGTTTGA
- the SLC45A3 gene encoding solute carrier family 45 member 3 isoform X1, giving the protein MVQRLWASRLLRHRKAQLLLVNLLTFGLEVCLAAGITYVPPLLLEVGVEEKFMTMVLGIGPVLGLVSVPLLGSASDHWRGRYGRRRPFIWALSLGVLLSLFLIPRAGWLAGLLCPDTRPLELALLILGVGLLDFCGQVCFTPLEALLSDLFRDPDHCRQAFSVYAFMISLGGCLGYLLPAIDWDTSALAPYLGTQEECLFGLLTLIFLTCVTATLFVAEEAALGPTEPTEGLAVPPVPHCCPCHARPAFRNLGALFPRLHQLCCRVPRTLRRLFVAELCSWMAFMTFTLFYTDFVGEGLYQGVPRAEPGTEARRHYDEGVRMGSLGLFLQCAVSLLFSLVMDRLVQRFGTRAVYLASVVAFPVAAGTMCLSRSVAVVTASAALTGFTFSALQILPYTLASLYHREKQVFLPKYRGDAGSSASEDSLMTSFPSGPKTGSPFPNGHMGAGGSSLLPPPPVLCGASACDVSMRVVVGEPPEARGIPGRGICLDLAILDSAFLLSQVAPSLFMGSIVQLSQSVTAYMVSAAGLGLVAIYFATQVVFDKSDLAKYSV; this is encoded by the exons ATGGTCCAGAGGCTGTGGGCCAGCCGCCTGCTGCGGCATCGGAAAGCCCAGCTCTTGCTGGTCAACCTGCTGACCTTCGGCCTGGAGGTGTGCCTGGCTGCAGGTATCACCTACGTGCCACCTTTGCTGCTGGAAGTGGGGGTAGAAGAGAAGTTCATGACCATGGTGCTAG GCATCGGTCCAGTGCTGGGCCTTGTCTCGGTCCCACTCCTGGGCTCAGCCAGTGACCACTGGCGTGGGCGCTATGGTCGCCGGAGGCCCTTCATCTGGGCGCTGTCCCTGGGCGTCCTGCTGAGCCTCTTCCTCATCCCGAGGGCCGGCTGGCTGGCGGGGCTGCTGTGCCCAGATACCAGGCCCCTGGAGCTGGCGCTGCTGATCCTGGGTGTGGGGCTGCTGGACTTCTGTGGCCAGGTATGCTTCACTCCGCTGGAGGCCCTGCTCTCTGACCTCTTCCGGGACCCAGACCACTGCCGCCAGGCCTTCTCCGTCTATGCCTTCATGATCAGCCTTGGGGGCTGCCTGGGCTACCTTCTGCCGGCCATCGACTGGGACACCAGCGCCCTGGCCCCCTACCTGGGCACTCAGGAGGAGTGCCTCTTTGGCCTGCTCACCCTCATCTTCCTCACCTGCGTGACAGCCACGCTGTTTGTGGCCGAGGAGGCAGCGCTGGGTCCGACCGAGCCCACGGAGGGGCTGGCGGTCCCCCCAGTGCCACACTGCTGCCCCTGCCATGCCCGCCCGGCTTTCCGGAACCTGGGTGCCCTGTTTCCCCGGCTGCACCAGCTGTGTTGCCGTGTGCCCCGCACCCTGCGCAGACTCTTTGTGGCCGAGCTGTGCAGCTGGATGGCATTCATGACCTTCACGCTCTTCTACACGGACTTTGTGGGCGAGGGGCTGTACCAGGGTGTGCCCAGGGCCGAGCCGGGGACCGAAGCCCGGAGACACTATGATGAGG GGGTCCGGATGGGCAGCCTGGGGCTGTTCCTGCAGTGCGCCGTctccctgctcttctctctggtCATGGACCGGCTGGTGCAGCGATTCGGCACCCGGGCCGTCTATCTGGCCAGCGTGGTAGCCTTCCCCGTGGCTGCCGGCACCATGTGCCTGTCGCGCAGCGTGGCCGTGGTGACCGCCTCGGCCGCCCTCACCGGGTTCACCTTCTCCGCCCTGCAGATCCTGCCCTACACGCTGGCGTCCCTCTACCACCGCGAGAAGCAG GTTTTCCTGCCCAAATACCGAGGAGATGCTGGAAGCAGTGCCAGCGAGGACAGCCTGATGACCAGCTTTCCATCGGGCCCCAAGACCGGATCGCCCTTCCCCAATGGACACATGGGTGCTGGAGGCAGcagcctcctcccacctccacctgtGCTGTGCGGGGCCTCTGCCTGCGATGTCTCCATGCGTGTGGTGGTGGGCGAGCCGCCCGAGGCCAGAGGCATTCCGGGCCGGGGCATCTGCCTGGACCTTGCCATCCTGGACAGTGCCTTCCTGCTGTCCCAGGTGGCTCCGTCCTTGTTTATGGGCTCCATTGTTCAGCTCAGCCAGTCTGTCACTGCCTACATGGTGTCGGCTGCGGGCCTTGGTTTGGTGGCCATTTATTTTGCTACACAGGTAGTGTTTGACAAGAGCGACTTGGCCAAATACTCAGTGTAG